DNA from Streptomyces sp. NBC_01476:
CGCGCTCACCTCGTCGCCTGGCAGGAGTTCGAAGCCGCCCGGGGCGTACTCGGTCGAGACCAGGTCGGTGTACCACAGGCCGCGCGGGCCGCGGCGGGCGCGGAAGACGCCGTTCGCGGTGGGCGCGTACGCGGGGCCGATCTGGTCGAGTTTGTTGTCGCCGGGGTTCCGGCCGTTCTCCGGGTAGGCGGAGGTGCGGCCGGCCGCCCAGGCGGTGCGGTCGGAGAACAATGCGTTGAAGACCACCGCCGGCGACTGTTGGGCCATGTCATGAGTCATGTCAGCTCTCCTTGGAGCAGCACGGGCACGGGTTGACGCCCGTACCTGCCCAACGACCGCCGGCCTGCGTCGGATACCGGCGGCCGGAGGCACTCGGGGCGTACGGCACCGCGGCCTCACGCCGGACGCGGGACAGGGGCGGACGGTGATCCGGTGACGGCAGCCCTTTGACTCAATCGGGTGGTACGGGAGCACGGGACCGGCCACGGGGTCGCGGGGCGCACTGCGGCGCCCCATAGGCGTCCTGCCTGGTCGGGCACGGTACCGTCGCCGCGGAAGCGCCGGCGGGAGGCGCGCCGGATGCCGCCGGGGGGAGCGCCCAACTGGCACGTGGGGCGTACGAGTTAGGTGGTCGCCAGTGGGCCGCTGAGCGTAGTGGCGACAGCCGCGCACCCGAGCCGGTGGCGGCGGGGACAGGTAGGCCGACCGCGTCGCAGTGCCGTAGCGTCGTCAGGGAGGCAGGCCGGTGGCCTGGGCGAACTGCCCTGTCGGCAGGAGGTCCTTGATGTCCACAGCAGTCAGCGTGCCGTCTCCAGCCGCAAGAGGGTCAAGGTCCTGCCCGCGAAGACGGTGCGTTTTCGTGTAGGCGGGTAAACCGCTGATAAGCGCAGTTCGTCCGCCACGCTCGTACGGAAACGCCCATGCCGCACTTCTTAGTCGTCGCCGCGCTGGTCCTCGCCGCGTGGACTCTGCTCTCCCTTCCGCTGGGTGTCCTCATCGGGCGTCGCCTCCGGCACGTCAACGCGACCGCGCTGCCGCCGGGCTGCGCGTACGCCGACGCCAGGGCGGACGCCCCCGCGGACGCTCCCACGGCTGCCGCCGCCCGCCCCGGCTCCCACGTCCCCGGGTGCACCGCGCGGCCCTGCCGTGCCGTGCAGCCGGTGGCCGGACACATACGCCCCTGCACACAGCCGAAGCCGGCCGGCGACCGGCAGCACTGATCCGGCGTTGGAAGCACGCCGGTCCGCCGGTGCGATCCGCCGCCCCGACCGGTCCCGGACCGCTTCACGTATCGGGGAACCTCTCGCGCCGGGAAAGCGCAGCCCGGCCGTCAGCGACGGGCGGCCGGCGATCACCGCGTGCGGACCGCAGGCAGCAGGCGTCGTGCGCCGGTAGCCTGCCAGGGCACGCCGCCGCGTTCGTCCGAGGAGAGCAGGACATGCCGATCCGCCGGTTGGGACTTGTCGTTCACGAGGGACGCCCCGCTGCGGTGGAGGGCGCCAGGACGGTACGGGGCTGGTCCGCCCGGAACGGCATAGGGTGCGTGGCCATCGACGTGTGGGGCGTGAACGAGAACCGCCGCAGCGGGCGCGAGGAGGTGGCCGCGGCCGGCAGCCCCGATCTGATCGTCACCCTGGGTGGTGACGGGACGTTCCTGCGCGGGGCCCGGATCGCCGCCAAGAAGGACATCCAGGTACTCGGTGTGGACCTCGGGCGGGTCGGCTTCCTCACCGAGATCGACGTGGCCGACGTGGAGCGAACGCTGGACTCCGTGCACGCGGGCGAGTCGGCCTGCGAGGAGCGGATGACGCTCACCATGCGGGCATCACGGCCGCTGGAGATGCCCAGCGGGATGGACACGCTGCTGCGCTACGGGCGCGGGCCGATGCTCCCGCCGCCGCAGGTCAGGCCGGAGATCCCCGACGACGACGGCTGGGGCGTGGCCCTGGACATCACCGCACTCAACGACATCGTGCTGGAGAAGCTGGCCCGGGACCGGCAGGTGGCCCTCGGGGTCTACATCGCGGGCCGGCTGCTGGCCTCCTACTCCGCCGACGGCGTGATCGTGGCGACGCCGACCGGTTCGACCGCGTACAGCTTCGCCGCGGGCGGGCCGGTGCTGTCACCGCGGATGCGGGCGCTGGTGTTCACGCCGGTCGCCCCGCACATGACCTTCGACCGTTCGGTGGTCATCGGCGCCGACGAGCCGGTCGCGCTGCGGGTGCTCCCGCACTCCGGGCAGGCCGCGGTGAGCGTCGACGGGCAGTTGCGCGGGGTGCTCGACCCCGGGGACTGGATCGGTGTCTTCGCGGCCCCGCGCCCGCTGCGGCTGGTCCGGCTGCGGCCGGCCGACTTCTACGGGCGGCTGCGCGACCGGCTGCGGCTCACCGACGCGCCGGCCACCGCACAGGACGGTCTGGCGGCGCCGTTCTTCCGGCCGTCGGGGCCGGTGCCGGTGGACCTGGCGCACCTGTACATCGCGCAGCCCGAAGAGAACTGACCCAGCGGAACCGGCTGGCGATGACCGGCCCACCGGAACCGCCCGGCCGGAGCGGAGTGCCCGCCGGCCGGGAAGCCTTCGCCCGGGAAAACCGGCCGGCGCGCCCGGACCGGTTCGCTTTCCGCATTCGCGGCAATCCGATCCACCATGAGATCCGATGGGCGCAGACGTGGCAGGCACTTCCGGCGGCGCGGGGTACGGGCGGCCGAGGCGGCCGGGCCCGACCAGCCGACGCAGCTGCACGGACGGTCGTGGTGGGCGGCGATCCGCAGCACCGTCACCGAGTTCCAGAAGGACGAGCTGACCGACCGGGCGGCGGCTCTGACGTACTACGCCGTGCAGTCGCTCTTCCCGGCGCTGCTGGTCCTGGTGTCGCTGCTCGGGGTCGCCGGGGAGTCGGCCACCCACCGCATCCTGGACAACCTGACGGAGCTCACGCCCGCCTCGGCGCGGGAGATCATCACCCATGCGGTGGAGCAGTTGCAGGACACCGGGGGCACCGGGTCGGTGCTGGCCGTGGTGGGCCTGCTGGGTGCGGTGTGGTCCTCCTCCGGCTATGTGGGGGCGTTCATCAGGGCGTCCAACACGGTGTACGACATCCCGGAGGGGCGGCCGGTCTGGAAGGTCACCCCGCTCCGGCTGCTGCTGACCGTGGTGCTGATGGTGCTGGCCTGCGCGAGTGCGCTGATCGTGGTGTTCACCGGTGCGCTCGCCGACCAGGCGGGCACACTGCTGGGCATCGGCCATGCGGGGCTGACGGCGTGGTCGATCGCCAAGTGGCCGGTGCTGGTGGTGCTGGTCGTGGTGATGATCGCGATCCTCTACTGGGCCGCGCCCAACGCCAAGGGGCGGGGCTTTCGCTGGATCACGCCCGGCAGCCTGCTGGCGCTCTCGGTATGGCTGCTGGCCTCGGCCGGCTTCGCGCTCTACGTGGCCAACTTCGCCTCGTACAACCGGACATACGGCACGCTGGCGGGTGTCATCGTCTTTCTGGTGTGGCTGTGGCTGACGAATGTGGCGATGCTGCTCGGGCTGGAGTTCGACGCCGAACTGGCCCGGCAGCGGGCGATAGCCGGCGGCCTGCCCGCGGACGCGGAGCCGTACGTCAGGCCGCGGGACACCCGTTCGTGGAGCGAGGAGCAGCGGGAGGAGCTGGCGGATCCGGAGTAGCGCTCCCGGACGCGGCGGCCCCGGCGCCGTCGCCGGGGCCGGGTCGGATCGGGTCGAGGTGGTTTACAGGGTCGGCTGGATGACGACCTTGCCGGTGATTCCCCCGGACTCGGCGTGCCGCAGGGCGGCGGCCGCCTGGTCCAGCGGGAAGACCCGGTCGATCTGCGCGGTCAGGGCGCCCTGGGCGAGCAGAGCGAAGACCTGGCCGAGGTCGTCACGGAGTTCGGCGCGGTAGCGGTCGGGCCGGCGGGACTTCCCGGCCCACAGATTGAAGAAGTAGGCGTGGCGGCCGTTGGGCAGGTAGTTCCACAGCATGAGGCGGGCCACCAGCTTGAGCACGGGAAGCGCCGCGTTGCCGGGGACGTCGCGGGTGGAGGCGCTGCCGTACGAGACCAGCGTGCCGCCGGGGGCGAGCATCCGCCAGGAGTCCTTGATGCCCGGGCCGCCCACGTGGTCGAAGACGGCGGCCACGCCGCCGGGGGCGAGCGCCCGCACCCTGGCGGGAACGTCGTCGTGGTAGTCGACCGGTTCCGCGCCGAGTTCCCGCAGCCGGTCGTGGCTGCGCGGCGACGCGGTGCCGATCACCCGGATGCCGGCGTGCACCGCGAGCTGGACCAGAGTGCTGCCGACGCCCCCGGCGGCGCCGAGGACGACGACGGTCTGCCCGGCGCGCACCTTCGCGGTGCGGTGCAGCATCCGCCAGGCCGTGACACCGTTGACCACGACCGTCTCGGCGTCGGCGGCCGGCACCGCGTCGGGGACGGGCACCAGGTCGGCGGTGTCCAGCAGGACCCGGTCGGCCCAGCCGCCGGTCTTGGTCAGCGCGGCGACCCGCTGCCCGCTGCGGATCGCGCCGGCACCACCGGTGTTCCCGGCGGCTCCATCGGCCGCGGCGCCCGTGTTGTCCGCGGTGTCCGCGGCGGTCGCCTCGACCACGCCCACCAGGTCGTAGCCGGGGACGAACGGGAAGGCGGGCTGGTCGTAGTACTTGCCACGGCGCATCTGCTGCTCGGCGAAGGAGACGCCGGTGGCCTCCACCCGGACGACGGCCTGGCCGGGGCCGGGCTCGGGCAGGGAGCGGGTGCGCAGTTGCAGGGTCTCCGGCTCGCCGACGGCAGGCAGCACGATCTCGGTTGCTTCCATCACTCCACCTTCGCTAGTCCATCTTGCTTCAGTTATAGCATATAACAGAAGCGATGGCATGGTCATTCCCCGGGTGCTCCCCGGGCTCTCCCCGGACATACCGAAGGGCCCGCCCGACGTGTCGTCGGACGGGCCCTTCGCGATGGATGAGCCGGTGGAACGAGCAGGGAGCCGGCGTCCCGGTCGCTCAGCCGGAGTAGTACCCCTGCCCCGGATCCCGCGGGTGTTCCACCCGCTCCGGCCGCCGGTAGGCGGAACTGAGCCGGACCGGGCCGCGGGCCAGCCGGTGCGCCCCGACGGCGATCAGGACGGCGAGCAGCCCGCCCCCACCGGTCCACAGCCAGCGCGGCGACCACCAGGTGCCGGCCCAGCCGTCGGCCGGCCGGACGTCGGGCGCGTTCTCGGACACCACGGGCGCCACCGAGCCGTCCACCGCCTGCTCCCCCGCCGTACCGGTGGAGGTGGCCTTCACGGCCGCCTTGACCGGCAGGCCCAGGTCGGTCTGCGGCAGGTCGAGCACGGTGAGCCGCAGGTAGTACGCACCGCGCAGCGGGTCGTTGGACCAGGGCTCAGCCCAGGACCGCACGGTCCGCAGGTTGCAGGCCAGTTGGACCGTCGTGGCGTCGGCCGCGGCGGTCTCGGTCGTCGTGCCGTAACGGCAGGACTGGTGGCGGCGCAGCCCGTCGTAGACGTCGAGCTGCCAGGTGGAGGCGCCGTGCCGGGCGGTGGATTCCGGGAAGGTGACTGTGGCGGTCACCTTGACGTGCTGCCCGGAGTCGGCCGGGAACACCCAGTACAGGTAGTCGCCGGTGGACGCGTCGGCGGTGGCCTGAACGCCCTGCTGGATGACGGTGGCGGTACGGAAGTTGGTACCCGCGACGGTGGGCGGCGCGTCACTCGGGGTGGCGGTGCCGCTGGGCGACGCGGAGTCGCCGGGTGACGGGGTGTCGGCCACCGCGGGCCCGGTCAGTACGGCGAGGGCCGTACCGGCGAGCAGTGCGGCGCAGCCGAGCAGTTTGGCGGCACGCATCAGTCGGTCCTCCCGGTGTTGAGGCGCCAGCGGGAGATCCAGCCGGTCAGCAGACCGCCGACCGCGCCGACGACCGCGAGCAGGCCGAGCAGCCACCATCCGCTGCCGAGGCCGTAGAACGCCACGTCGTCGGCGTTGTCCGGGCCGTGGGTGAAGTCGATGGAGAGCTCGACGGGCAGCCCGGGGGTGGTCTTGACACCGGCCGGGGCCGAGAAGGAGTTGCCCACCTGCAGGCAGACGGTCTCCGGCGGGGTGTCGTCGTCCCCCTTCGGCTTCGGGTAGCGGATACCGGCCGACACCGCGTCGGTGCGTCCGGTGCCGCCCTCGTCGTCGCGGACGATCTCCCGTCCGTGCTGGGTGACGCCGCGCAGCAGCACGCCGTAGTCGGCGTTGACGGTCCGGTCGTCGAACACACTGACCGCCGCCCGCAGTTCCTGCCCCGGCTTGACCACCACCCGGTACCAGCGGTTCTGCGAGAAGGTCTCCCGGTCGGTGTACAGGCCCTCCTTCAGCAGCGGAGCGTCCGTACAGGTGGCGCCGCCCTGGGTGGCGACCGGGACGACCGCCGTGTCGTCGCTGCGGTCGACCAGTTGCCGCACCTTGGTGGTGAGCTGGTCGCGGTGCTGCACGGTGGTGTACGTGCCACCGGTGGCCTCGGCTATGCAGCTGAGCTGGGTGCGGGTCTTGGAGTCCGGTATCAGGCCGAGGGTGTCGATGACCAGGTGGATGCCCTGGGCGGCGATGTCACGGGCGACATCGCAGGGGTTGATCTTGCAGGTGTCCTCTCCGTCGGTGATCAGAACGAGCCGGCGGCTGCCGTCGCCGCCTTTGATGTCGTTGGCGGCGGCGGTCAGCGCCGGGCCGATCGGGGTCCAGCCGGTGGGCTGCAGGGTGGCCACCGCGGCCTTGGCCTCGGTCCGGTCCAGCGGGCCGACCGGGTAGAGCTGCTTGGTGTCCTTGCAGCCGGTCGCCACGTTGTTGCCCGGGTAGGTGGCCCCGAGGGTGCGGATACCGAGCTGGACACCGTCCGGCACCGAGTCCAGGACGTCGTCGAACGCCTGCTTGGCGGCCGACATCCGCGACTCGCCGTCGATGTCGCGGGCCCGCATCGAGCCGCTGACGTCGAGCACCAGCTCGACCTTGGGGGGCGGTGCCGGGGAGGGTTGGTCGGCGTCGGCGGACGCGCTCGTGGGCAGCAGACCGACGGACAGCGCGGCGAAGAGGCCGCAGACCAGTCCGGCGGTCAGTACCTTTCTGGTGATCATCGCAGGATCGTATTGAAGGCTTGGCGAATCCCGAAGTCGGCTGGTCAGCACGGTGCGTTGGCCCGGGCACGGTCCGGGACGTAGGCGACATGCCCCACATGGTCAGGTGTGGCCGGGGCTCGGTGACGGCGACCAGGTGGGGTTGCCGGTCTGCGGCGCGCGGCTGGGCGGCATCGGCGGGGAGGTGACCAGCACGCGGCCGTAGAGGGTGACGGCCGCCACCATCAGGACCGCGATCACCAGCCAGCGCAGGTGCAGCCGGGCCGGCAGGCTCAGCAGCCGGTGCAGCGGACTTCCGGCCTGCGGACGGCCACGGCGGCTCACCGGCGCCTCCTTCGGCCGCCGGTTCCGGCACTGCCGGCGGCGCCGGTCAGTTCGGTGCGCCCGGCGATGCGGGACTGCGGCCTGGCCCGGCCGATCTGGTCCCGGTACTCCAGCAGCCGCAGCGGCATGTCGAAGGCGACCGCCGCGACCACCTGGGAGCCGTAAGGGGTGGGCCTGGTGTAGCGGGCGATGAACCGCTCGGTCCGCAGCGAGCCCTCGACGATCTCCACCTCGGTGCCGAGGGCGGGCAGTCCCGCCGCCTGGATGCGGGTGCCGTGCTGCTCCGACCAGAAGCGCGGGACGGGTGTGAAGCGCCTGGCGCGGTCCGGTCCGCGCAGCAGGGCGTCGGCGGCGTGCTGTCCCATCTCGACGGCGTGGATGAGGTGTTCCACGCGCCGCGGCCGGTCGTCGAAGCGCGGGTTGGGCCAGCAGGCCACGTCCCCGGCGGCGACGATGTGCGGCGCGGTGTGTCCCCACAGATCGCGGGCGTGGCAGGTGGGGCCGCACTGGACGCCGTCGGAGATGTCGAGACCGCTGCCGCGCAGCCACTCGGTGCGCGGGGTGCCACCCAGACCGAGTACGACGAAGTCGCAGGTGAGCACCGATCCGTCGTCCAGGACCAGGCGCAGGATGTCGCCGTGGTCCTGCCAGTCGGTGATGTTCCGGCCCAGCCGCAGGTCGACCCCTGCCCGGTGCTGGATCCTTCCCACCACCTCGCCGACGCGGGCGCCCAGCACCCGTCCCAGCAGCGGCGCCTGACGGGCCACCACGGTGACGTCCATGCCGTGCTCGCGGGCGGTGCAGGCCAGTTCGCAGCCGACGAAGCCGCCGCCGAGGATCACCACGTGGTGCGCCTTGGCGGCCGCCATGGCCTGCCGGACGGCGACCGCGTCGGCGAGCGTGCGGACGGTACGGATCCGGTCGGTGAACAGCGGGGCCTCGGGCAGGCGTTTGGCGTCGACTCCGGTGGCGATGACCAGGCCGTCGAAGGGCAGCTTCTCGCCGCCGCGCAGTTCGAGGGTGCGTTCGCGCGGGTCGAGGCCGGTGACCGGGGCGTCGAGCAGCCAGTGGGCGTCGAGGGTGTCGTCGGCGCGGAAGGCGAGGTCGGCGGCGCCGAGCGCGCCGGTCAGGAACTGTTTGGACAGCGGCGGGCGGCTGTAGGGGCGGTGCGGCTCGTCGCCGACCAGCACCAGTTCGCCCTCGAAGCCGCGTTCCCTGAGCCGGGTCGCCGCGCTGAGCCCGGCAAGGCCCGCGCCGGCCACGACGATACGGCGGCGTCCCGCGCGTGCCCCGGAGCCGCTGCGCAGGGGCCGCCCGGTGTACTGGCCGGAGGGCGCGCCGCCGGGTGCCTGTCCGCCGCTGACCGCGATGGCCTGCATGGGGCAGCAGCGGGCCGCCTGCCGGGTCTTGGCGGCGTACGCGGCGGGCACGCCGGGCGTGTAGTGCAGTGAGCCGCCTTCGGAGATCCGGAAGACCTCGGGGGCCTCCTGCTGGCAGATGCCGTAGATGTGGCAGCGGTTGTTGTCGACGCTGATCCTGACCGGTTCGGCCTCGGGCACCAGGACCGGCCGGGCCGGGTCGAAGGAGCCGGCGCTGACCGCGCCGGGTACAGCGGGGGTCTGGCGTCCTGGGGAGGTACGGGGCAGCGGCGCCGGCAGCGGGCGGGAGGTCGTCACTCGGCGGCCTCCGTCCGGCCGGGAAAGGCCCGCTGTCTCAGCCTGGAACGCGACGGGAGCAGCCGTACCAGGAACGCCAGCAGGACGGTCACCGCGCCGGCCCCGATGCCGACCGAGACGAGGTTCACATGGCGCGGTTCCGGGTGGACCAGGAACACGTGCAGCCAGATCAGCCCGAATGCGGCATAGGCGAATTGATGCACTCTCAGCCACCGGCGGTAACCGAGTCGTCGCTGAAGCCACACGGCGCAGGCGACAGCGATGGCGAGCTCCGTCCCCAGAATTCCGAATCCCACCGGAATACGCTGCAGTCCGCCGCTGAACGGCACGATGAGGCGTGCCGTATCGATCTTCCAGACCGGCTGGTAGAGAAATGTCAGGCCATGAATACCGCCGAAGATCATCGCGGACAGCGCCAGGGTCATGTGGGCGCCGTAGAAAGTGGCCCGGTTGACCGCCTGCTGCATGAACCGCAGCCGCAGCACCACTCCCAGGCCCACGGTGGCGACCATCAGGACGTAGGCGATGATGGCCGCCACCCGGGCGAGCTTGTGCACGCCCATGTCGTAGGGGACTTGCTTGTCGTACGCGTCGAGCGGCGACCCGGGGATCGGGGACGCCGCGGCGGGGTGCGCGGCCGGGGCCGCGACGATCAGCAGGGCGAGCAGGAAGAGAAGCAGGGTGAGAACGCCCGCCAAGAGCAGCGGACGTCGTCCGGAAAAGCCCGACAGCACGGTTTTTGCCATGGCCTGGACTCCTTGCTGGTGCATTCACGTTCACCGTGAATGACTGGCATGAATCTGTCCGGAGTCAACCTGTCCTTATAAGGTCCCACCCCACAGGAGACGCTCCTTTGGCGGGAGACGCTACACCATTCCGTTCGCCGTGCGGCAGGTAATCCGGCGAGCAGTTCCGGCGGGCAATGGCGGGGTACGCAGGGCGAGTTGACGCGCTGTGATCCCATACGTCCAATCCGTTCCGGCGGGAAACACATGGCCGCCGACAGTGAACGGCCGCCGGCGGGGGTGCGCGGGCCGGCCGCGGCCGGACCGGCCGGGGAGCGGACGGCCCGCGGCGGCGCGGAGAACTTTGACATCTCTTTACAACCCGGCCCGGCGCCACGTCGTCTCTGTTCGCGATTCCCGGTCCGGCCCGCCGGAGC
Protein-coding regions in this window:
- a CDS encoding YihY/virulence factor BrkB family protein, which codes for MRSDGRRRGRHFRRRGVRAAEAAGPDQPTQLHGRSWWAAIRSTVTEFQKDELTDRAAALTYYAVQSLFPALLVLVSLLGVAGESATHRILDNLTELTPASAREIITHAVEQLQDTGGTGSVLAVVGLLGAVWSSSGYVGAFIRASNTVYDIPEGRPVWKVTPLRLLLTVVLMVLACASALIVVFTGALADQAGTLLGIGHAGLTAWSIAKWPVLVVLVVVMIAILYWAAPNAKGRGFRWITPGSLLALSVWLLASAGFALYVANFASYNRTYGTLAGVIVFLVWLWLTNVAMLLGLEFDAELARQRAIAGGLPADAEPYVRPRDTRSWSEEQREELADPE
- a CDS encoding ferric reductase-like transmembrane domain-containing protein; the protein is MAKTVLSGFSGRRPLLLAGVLTLLLFLLALLIVAAPAAHPAAASPIPGSPLDAYDKQVPYDMGVHKLARVAAIIAYVLMVATVGLGVVLRLRFMQQAVNRATFYGAHMTLALSAMIFGGIHGLTFLYQPVWKIDTARLIVPFSGGLQRIPVGFGILGTELAIAVACAVWLQRRLGYRRWLRVHQFAYAAFGLIWLHVFLVHPEPRHVNLVSVGIGAGAVTVLLAFLVRLLPSRSRLRQRAFPGRTEAAE
- a CDS encoding FAD-dependent oxidoreductase → MTTSRPLPAPLPRTSPGRQTPAVPGAVSAGSFDPARPVLVPEAEPVRISVDNNRCHIYGICQQEAPEVFRISEGGSLHYTPGVPAAYAAKTRQAARCCPMQAIAVSGGQAPGGAPSGQYTGRPLRSGSGARAGRRRIVVAGAGLAGLSAATRLRERGFEGELVLVGDEPHRPYSRPPLSKQFLTGALGAADLAFRADDTLDAHWLLDAPVTGLDPRERTLELRGGEKLPFDGLVIATGVDAKRLPEAPLFTDRIRTVRTLADAVAVRQAMAAAKAHHVVILGGGFVGCELACTAREHGMDVTVVARQAPLLGRVLGARVGEVVGRIQHRAGVDLRLGRNITDWQDHGDILRLVLDDGSVLTCDFVVLGLGGTPRTEWLRGSGLDISDGVQCGPTCHARDLWGHTAPHIVAAGDVACWPNPRFDDRPRRVEHLIHAVEMGQHAADALLRGPDRARRFTPVPRFWSEQHGTRIQAAGLPALGTEVEIVEGSLRTERFIARYTRPTPYGSQVVAAVAFDMPLRLLEYRDQIGRARPQSRIAGRTELTGAAGSAGTGGRRRRR
- a CDS encoding NAD(+)/NADH kinase; this encodes MPIRRLGLVVHEGRPAAVEGARTVRGWSARNGIGCVAIDVWGVNENRRSGREEVAAAGSPDLIVTLGGDGTFLRGARIAAKKDIQVLGVDLGRVGFLTEIDVADVERTLDSVHAGESACEERMTLTMRASRPLEMPSGMDTLLRYGRGPMLPPPQVRPEIPDDDGWGVALDITALNDIVLEKLARDRQVALGVYIAGRLLASYSADGVIVATPTGSTAYSFAAGGPVLSPRMRALVFTPVAPHMTFDRSVVIGADEPVALRVLPHSGQAAVSVDGQLRGVLDPGDWIGVFAAPRPLRLVRLRPADFYGRLRDRLRLTDAPATAQDGLAAPFFRPSGPVPVDLAHLYIAQPEEN
- a CDS encoding VWA domain-containing protein codes for the protein MITRKVLTAGLVCGLFAALSVGLLPTSASADADQPSPAPPPKVELVLDVSGSMRARDIDGESRMSAAKQAFDDVLDSVPDGVQLGIRTLGATYPGNNVATGCKDTKQLYPVGPLDRTEAKAAVATLQPTGWTPIGPALTAAANDIKGGDGSRRLVLITDGEDTCKINPCDVARDIAAQGIHLVIDTLGLIPDSKTRTQLSCIAEATGGTYTTVQHRDQLTTKVRQLVDRSDDTAVVPVATQGGATCTDAPLLKEGLYTDRETFSQNRWYRVVVKPGQELRAAVSVFDDRTVNADYGVLLRGVTQHGREIVRDDEGGTGRTDAVSAGIRYPKPKGDDDTPPETVCLQVGNSFSAPAGVKTTPGLPVELSIDFTHGPDNADDVAFYGLGSGWWLLGLLAVVGAVGGLLTGWISRWRLNTGRTD
- a CDS encoding medium chain dehydrogenase/reductase family protein; translation: MEATEIVLPAVGEPETLQLRTRSLPEPGPGQAVVRVEATGVSFAEQQMRRGKYYDQPAFPFVPGYDLVGVVEATAADTADNTGAAADGAAGNTGGAGAIRSGQRVAALTKTGGWADRVLLDTADLVPVPDAVPAADAETVVVNGVTAWRMLHRTAKVRAGQTVVVLGAAGGVGSTLVQLAVHAGIRVIGTASPRSHDRLRELGAEPVDYHDDVPARVRALAPGGVAAVFDHVGGPGIKDSWRMLAPGGTLVSYGSASTRDVPGNAALPVLKLVARLMLWNYLPNGRHAYFFNLWAGKSRRPDRYRAELRDDLGQVFALLAQGALTAQIDRVFPLDQAAAALRHAESGGITGKVVIQPTL